A single genomic interval of Microbulbifer variabilis harbors:
- a CDS encoding L-serine ammonia-lyase, translating into MSISVFELFKIGVGPSSSHTVGPMVAARQFVQDLRDRDQLARTDRIQVHLYGSLALTGIGHGTDMAVLMGLLGQTPDTINVDSIDKKMAAIHSEQALTLNGDHKIEFIRDRDLLFHMEEFLPQHSNGMTCQAYCGEELLFERSYFSIGGGFVLSEEDFAHKEEIATLLPYDFSSAEQLMKICDQHDWTIAQLAMENEKAFRSEQEVKDRLWNIWKVMKASIERGCQQKGILPGGLKVRRRAAELYQELSKQTAEERNRGLAILDWVSLFALAVNEENAARGRIVTAPTNGAAGVIPAVIAYYVEFVHDPKVHGELKEQVVKFMLTAGAIGMLFKKNASISAAEVGCQGEIGVACSMASAGLAAVEGGSNQQIENAAEIGMEHNLGLTCDPIGGLVQVPCIERNTMGAVKAINGARLALRGDGSHIVPLDSVIETMRQTGIDMQSKYKETSLGGLAVNAVNC; encoded by the coding sequence ATGAGTATTAGCGTATTTGAACTGTTTAAAATTGGCGTAGGCCCCTCTAGCTCCCATACGGTGGGCCCAATGGTCGCCGCCCGCCAATTTGTTCAGGACCTGCGCGACCGCGACCAACTCGCAAGAACTGATCGCATTCAAGTACACCTTTACGGTTCCCTGGCCCTGACCGGTATCGGCCACGGCACCGATATGGCGGTACTGATGGGACTGCTTGGCCAAACCCCCGATACCATCAATGTCGATAGTATCGATAAGAAGATGGCCGCCATTCACAGCGAACAAGCGCTGACACTTAATGGTGACCACAAAATAGAATTTATTCGCGATCGCGACCTGCTCTTCCATATGGAAGAGTTCCTACCGCAACACTCCAACGGCATGACCTGCCAAGCCTATTGCGGCGAAGAACTGCTATTCGAGCGCAGTTATTTTTCCATCGGCGGCGGCTTTGTTCTCTCAGAGGAAGACTTCGCTCACAAGGAAGAAATTGCCACGCTGCTGCCCTACGATTTCAGTAGTGCCGAACAGCTGATGAAGATCTGCGATCAGCACGACTGGACCATTGCCCAGTTGGCCATGGAAAACGAAAAAGCATTTCGCAGCGAGCAGGAAGTCAAAGACCGCCTGTGGAATATCTGGAAAGTGATGAAAGCCTCCATAGAGCGGGGCTGCCAACAAAAAGGAATTCTGCCCGGCGGCCTGAAGGTACGCCGCCGAGCCGCCGAGCTCTATCAGGAGTTGAGCAAACAAACAGCGGAAGAACGCAATCGCGGCCTCGCCATCCTCGACTGGGTGAGTTTGTTCGCGCTTGCCGTCAATGAAGAAAATGCTGCTCGCGGACGTATCGTTACCGCCCCAACCAATGGGGCCGCCGGTGTTATTCCCGCAGTGATCGCCTATTACGTGGAATTTGTGCACGACCCGAAAGTGCACGGAGAACTCAAAGAGCAGGTGGTGAAATTTATGCTCACTGCCGGCGCCATCGGCATGCTATTTAAGAAAAATGCCTCTATCTCCGCCGCCGAAGTGGGCTGCCAGGGTGAGATCGGCGTAGCCTGCTCAATGGCCTCCGCAGGCCTGGCCGCCGTGGAAGGCGGCAGTAATCAGCAAATCGAAAACGCTGCCGAGATTGGCATGGAGCACAACCTGGGCCTCACCTGCGATCCCATCGGCGGCCTGGTGCAAGTGCCCTGTATCGAACGCAACACCATGGGCGCGGTAAAAGCCATCAACGGCGCACGCCTGGCCCTACGCGGTGACGGCTCCCATATCGTACCGCTAGATAGCGTGATCGAAACCATGCGCCAGACCGGTATCGATATGCAGAGTAAATACAAAGAGACTTCTCTGGGCGGGCTGGCGGTTAACGCCGTTAACTGCTGA
- a CDS encoding efflux RND transporter periplasmic adaptor subunit, with protein sequence MAGIWLKRRAAGIVATSLLVLVGLWLMAEQQPAAMVEKPKESGLTVTVVEAVPTDAQLEVKTTGITQPRWATEVIASVSGRVTHIANHAMPGSLIRKGETLASLQDTFYQAELRAAQARVSEAELNLAEILMRQYVAKRGDKAKSSFGRLEPHVKAAEANREAARGALASSQQRLADTQIKAPFDSVVIADLINPGQWINEGGVLFRVAASDYLDVKVELSEQTWQRLNGLQQGPYKITIEAPDGQQWQASVRYLSPIMDADTRQRSLMLQVANPFQRETPLLADQQVDVVFAGKTQSYVVSAPASVLTEDGKVWSVSEQSLLLEEIELLDMRPDSVLFRYKNRPHQNRQLVRFPLTNFLEGQAVAMTIH encoded by the coding sequence ATGGCGGGAATCTGGTTAAAGCGGCGGGCTGCAGGTATTGTTGCCACCAGCTTGCTGGTCTTGGTGGGGCTATGGCTTATGGCTGAGCAGCAGCCTGCAGCCATGGTGGAGAAGCCCAAAGAGTCTGGCCTTACTGTTACTGTCGTGGAGGCAGTACCGACGGATGCTCAGCTTGAAGTCAAAACAACAGGCATAACACAACCCCGCTGGGCGACTGAGGTTATCGCATCAGTGAGCGGGCGTGTCACCCATATTGCTAACCACGCAATGCCGGGCAGTCTCATTAGGAAGGGAGAAACACTGGCGTCGCTACAGGATACTTTTTACCAGGCTGAACTCCGTGCTGCTCAAGCCAGAGTGTCAGAGGCTGAGCTCAACTTGGCCGAAATACTCATGCGTCAATACGTGGCAAAACGCGGGGATAAAGCGAAGTCATCATTTGGCCGACTGGAGCCGCATGTCAAAGCCGCAGAGGCAAATCGAGAAGCGGCGAGGGGAGCTCTCGCATCCTCCCAGCAGAGGCTGGCTGATACACAAATTAAAGCACCTTTTGACTCGGTGGTTATTGCCGATTTAATCAATCCTGGCCAATGGATAAATGAGGGGGGTGTACTCTTTCGAGTAGCAGCCAGTGACTACCTGGATGTCAAAGTTGAGCTTTCCGAGCAGACTTGGCAGCGCTTAAACGGCCTTCAGCAAGGCCCCTACAAAATCACAATAGAGGCGCCTGATGGACAACAATGGCAGGCCTCGGTCCGTTACCTAAGCCCAATTATGGATGCGGACACCCGTCAGCGCAGCCTTATGTTGCAAGTGGCTAACCCCTTTCAGCGCGAGACCCCTTTGCTTGCTGATCAGCAGGTTGATGTAGTGTTTGCAGGCAAAACACAGAGCTATGTTGTCAGTGCACCAGCATCGGTTCTTACAGAAGATGGGAAAGTATGGAGCGTTTCTGAACAATCCCTACTTTTGGAAGAGATAGAGCTACTGGATATGCGGCCGGATTCGGTTCTATTTCGTTACAAGAATCGGCCCCACCAGAATCGTCAGCTTGTTCGCTTTCCTTTGACCAACTTTTTAGAAGGTCAAGCGGTTGCAATGACTATCCACTAA
- a CDS encoding serine hydrolase domain-containing protein, whose amino-acid sequence MRTKWIIFTLFLQPWEALAQTNCSVQLQDLSKDIEALRVEADIPGVAIGAALNGELVYEEGFGFADKLHKTPVTPSTIFQIASVTKPITALAVMEIADKHLLELESSVALEPGSLLANPHHPSKEITLLQLLTHTSSIQDGMYYEVDFRTPGQDSAMKLSELLEDVLLESGKYYSADKSFLKSPPGEQWSYSNMGYNLLGNWAEQQSGLNLKDWTQKNFFEPLGMDHTFWTIADTSGLEVATPYQTLSDGQLVAVAQSSTPGYPAGMLRSTVSDLTKFFGAVANSGVFMRETISSQKVLQEMFAERSMSGIPDHLESQLVAWNSYNYKKRSYLSHWGGNIGVYTAAYVAPETGLALVILTNRSAERPQINMLKELSKKIYDVVERCNTKTAVAS is encoded by the coding sequence ATGCGGACAAAATGGATCATCTTCACTCTTTTCTTACAGCCTTGGGAAGCGCTAGCGCAAACAAACTGCTCTGTACAATTACAAGATCTTTCAAAGGATATTGAAGCCCTTAGAGTTGAGGCCGATATACCGGGAGTAGCGATAGGAGCAGCGTTAAACGGAGAGTTGGTGTATGAAGAAGGTTTTGGCTTTGCTGACAAGTTACACAAAACACCGGTTACTCCCTCCACTATTTTCCAGATAGCCTCTGTAACCAAGCCAATCACAGCTTTGGCGGTAATGGAGATTGCTGATAAGCACTTGCTCGAACTAGAAAGTTCTGTGGCCCTTGAACCAGGCTCTCTCCTAGCGAACCCCCATCACCCCTCAAAGGAAATCACCCTACTCCAATTGCTTACACATACATCCAGCATACAGGATGGTATGTATTATGAGGTGGATTTCAGAACACCCGGGCAAGATTCAGCAATGAAGCTTTCCGAGCTGCTGGAAGATGTCCTTCTAGAGAGTGGCAAATATTATTCAGCAGATAAGTCTTTCCTGAAATCCCCGCCCGGGGAGCAATGGAGCTACAGCAATATGGGCTACAACTTGTTGGGCAACTGGGCCGAGCAACAATCTGGATTGAATTTAAAAGATTGGACTCAGAAAAACTTCTTTGAGCCACTGGGAATGGATCATACTTTCTGGACTATAGCAGATACGTCTGGGTTAGAAGTCGCAACGCCTTATCAAACCCTTTCTGATGGCCAGCTTGTCGCAGTTGCACAAAGTAGTACTCCCGGATATCCGGCAGGAATGTTGCGCTCAACAGTTTCAGATTTGACAAAATTCTTCGGTGCGGTTGCTAATTCAGGTGTATTTATGAGGGAGACTATTTCCTCCCAAAAGGTGCTTCAAGAGATGTTTGCTGAGCGCTCCATGAGTGGCATTCCAGACCATCTGGAAAGTCAACTTGTTGCATGGAATAGCTATAACTACAAAAAGCGCTCCTATTTAAGCCATTGGGGTGGCAATATTGGGGTATACACGGCCGCTTATGTTGCTCCTGAAACAGGGCTTGCACTTGTCATTCTCACCAACAGGAGTGCAGAAAGGCCTCAAATTAATATGCTTAAAGAGCTATCTAAAAAAATCTATGATGTAGTTGAAAGATGTAATACTAAGACTGCAGTGGCAAGTTAA
- the cmoB gene encoding tRNA 5-methoxyuridine(34)/uridine 5-oxyacetic acid(34) synthase CmoB — MIDYTQLYQGLQHIPELRSWLAQLPQQVAENLSPHRWGDLPDWRAAVEALPNIAPSSIELSNSVRIGKASDASPQQLQRLEQELRKLHPWRKGPWEIFGLPIDTEWRSDWKWDRVLPHLAPMENRLVLDVGCGNGYHCWRAYGAGARRVIGIDPSAKFVAQFYALKKYLGDEQPVDLLPLGIEALPANLRAFDTTFSMGVLYHRRSPMDHLRELRETLRPGGQLVLETLVIDGGLGDCLVPEGRYAKMRNVWFFPSCATLESWLRKCGFRNPRTVDLNITSLEEQRRTDWMHFESLADFLDPQSPDKTVEGHPAPKRAVLVAEAP, encoded by the coding sequence GTGATTGACTACACCCAACTCTACCAAGGCTTGCAACATATCCCAGAGCTGCGCAGCTGGCTGGCTCAGCTTCCTCAACAGGTAGCCGAAAACCTTAGCCCTCATCGCTGGGGCGACCTGCCCGACTGGCGCGCAGCTGTCGAAGCCCTACCGAATATCGCTCCCTCCAGCATCGAGCTCAGCAATAGCGTGCGTATCGGCAAGGCCAGCGACGCCTCGCCTCAGCAATTGCAGCGACTGGAACAGGAACTGAGAAAACTACACCCCTGGCGCAAAGGCCCCTGGGAAATATTTGGCCTGCCTATCGATACCGAGTGGCGCTCCGATTGGAAGTGGGACCGGGTGCTGCCGCACCTCGCGCCTATGGAAAACAGACTGGTACTGGATGTTGGCTGCGGCAACGGCTACCACTGTTGGCGCGCCTATGGCGCTGGGGCCCGGCGGGTGATCGGCATAGATCCCTCGGCAAAATTCGTCGCGCAGTTTTACGCCCTGAAAAAATATCTCGGCGACGAACAGCCGGTAGACCTGCTGCCACTCGGCATCGAAGCCCTGCCCGCAAATCTGCGCGCCTTCGATACCACCTTTTCAATGGGTGTGCTCTACCACCGCCGCTCGCCGATGGACCACCTGCGCGAGTTGCGTGAGACCCTGCGCCCTGGTGGACAACTGGTGCTGGAGACCTTAGTGATTGATGGCGGGCTCGGGGATTGCCTGGTACCAGAGGGCCGCTACGCTAAAATGCGCAATGTATGGTTCTTTCCCAGCTGCGCCACCCTGGAAAGTTGGCTACGAAAGTGCGGTTTTCGCAATCCTAGGACAGTAGACTTGAATATCACCAGCCTGGAGGAACAGCGGCGCACCGACTGGATGCACTTTGAGTCACTGGCCGACTTTCTCGATCCGCAATCACCGGACAAAACAGTAGAAGGTCACCCCGCGCCCAAACGGGCTGTTTTGGTCGCGGAAGCGCCATAG
- the cmoA gene encoding carboxy-S-adenosyl-L-methionine synthase CmoA, translating to MSKQDNIYANPLGQVAGFEFDRQVVQVFPDMIKRSVPGYTTIVAMIGTLAERYAQAGSRCYDLGSSLCAATLAMRHRIPAADCEIIAVDNSEAMVSQARTVLEADSGEVPVQLICDNLQNVAIENASVVVLNFTLQFIPVEEREEILRKIQQGLRPGGILIISEKVDFADKDHNELMIELHHSFKAANGYSALEIAQKRSALENVLIPETLDTHRSRLKSVGFTSVDVWFQCFNFASLIAIKGSPDK from the coding sequence ATGAGCAAACAAGATAATATCTACGCAAACCCACTGGGCCAGGTGGCCGGCTTTGAATTTGATCGTCAGGTGGTGCAAGTCTTCCCGGACATGATCAAGCGCTCCGTGCCCGGCTACACCACCATCGTGGCCATGATCGGCACCCTCGCGGAACGCTATGCCCAAGCGGGCAGCCGTTGTTATGACCTGGGCAGCTCACTGTGTGCCGCCACCCTGGCCATGCGCCACCGTATTCCCGCAGCAGACTGCGAAATCATTGCCGTAGATAATTCCGAAGCGATGGTATCCCAGGCGCGCACGGTACTCGAAGCGGATAGCGGTGAAGTTCCCGTGCAACTCATTTGCGACAACCTGCAAAACGTAGCGATTGAAAACGCCTCCGTTGTGGTTCTGAATTTCACCCTGCAATTTATTCCGGTTGAGGAGCGCGAGGAAATCCTGCGCAAAATCCAGCAGGGGCTTCGCCCCGGCGGCATCCTGATTATTTCCGAGAAAGTGGACTTCGCCGATAAAGACCACAATGAACTGATGATTGAGTTACACCACTCTTTCAAGGCCGCCAATGGCTACAGCGCACTGGAAATTGCACAGAAACGTTCCGCTTTAGAAAATGTGCTGATTCCAGAGACCTTAGACACCCACCGCTCTCGTCTTAAGAGCGTCGGCTTCACTAGCGTCGATGTCTGGTTCCAATGTTTTAACTTTGCCTCCCTGATCGCTATCAAAGGCAGCCCCGATAAGTAA
- a CDS encoding efflux RND transporter permease subunit, translated as MKTLTRWFLDNPVAANLLMVFILVAGLLTFQNLRVESFPQIPPTEVEISVIYPGGTARQVDEGITQRIEEAISGVAGIKRITSQSSKGYASLVVKKNTDVNLDRLIEDLRNQVESIEGFPALAERPRIYRSEYTNLAAFVMVYGSDSDDSLQQVSSRVERALKKHPAISKVTNLGKRKQLLAVEPDLNKLRRYGLSLENLAERIRQWSVEYRSGELRTANGNILLQGSSLADNLAELKNIPIITTSTSRVRLSDIATVKRDYEQTDSIVRYQGQPAVALMVSTSQKDNLFHIHEATKSVLASLEPTLPKNMKLDLMADMSPYISEQLDLLSTNALQGLLIVLLLLVLFLDTRLAFWVALGIPISLAGAITLMGLPYFNYSINDITLFGMILVLGILVDDAVVVGESIHQARQSTTDTKEAAWQGVEAVAVPTIFGVLTTIAAFSPMLWIENELAKVLSGFSAVVIFALIFSLIESKFILPAHLSYANAPIQNKGVIRRWVEHARGRCNRLLNQFSDKIYIPLLSLSLANRKVSITLFVTFLLLAYGAIFKGHIASVFFPEIPGRYATVKVTMQHGAANTLAERNTDQLEQAIKRTANRLQQKYELPESPVSKYIVSKEGTKTIELTAELTHDALARVESNRFLQELRLQTGVLEGSYAVKFSLTEEPAGDTAIAVSASSRDLAKQVADRLKASLAELPGVNDVYDDSQLAKRQLKIMVNERGASLGIDQSHLASVIGGAFGQIEIHRLLDNGEETLVLARLPQMQTKTIEQLKATPINLGNNSYVSLGEIAKLKYEREPEVIYRRDRDEVVSIYWRQNRSVSSPEKNWERLKEELVLELERLYPGVQIKAVGEFAEIVEVQAGFKKSMLLTLLLIYVLLAIPLKSYWQPVIIMSVIPMGFAGAIIGHGLLGSPVSLLSLFGMMAMTGVVINDSLVLMSRFNQLYTQGVPVKTALLQAGKSRVRAIFLTTVTTICGLLPLLAETSEQAQYLKPAAISLVFGELFATPITLILIPLLLSFRQSKIASKSDSASYPGQVSLR; from the coding sequence ATGAAAACACTCACACGTTGGTTTCTAGATAACCCGGTAGCCGCTAACCTCCTCATGGTGTTTATTCTGGTTGCCGGCTTGCTGACCTTTCAAAATTTGCGGGTGGAAAGCTTTCCACAAATTCCCCCCACGGAAGTCGAGATCTCCGTGATCTACCCCGGCGGTACCGCCCGCCAGGTAGATGAGGGCATTACACAGCGTATTGAGGAAGCTATTAGTGGTGTTGCGGGGATAAAGCGTATCACCAGCCAGTCGAGCAAAGGTTACGCTTCATTAGTGGTAAAAAAAAATACTGATGTGAATCTGGACCGTTTGATTGAAGATCTTCGTAATCAAGTTGAAAGTATCGAAGGCTTTCCCGCACTGGCGGAGCGGCCGCGTATTTATCGCAGTGAATATACAAATCTTGCAGCATTCGTCATGGTTTACGGTAGTGACAGTGATGATTCACTGCAGCAGGTATCCTCACGGGTAGAGCGAGCGCTTAAGAAACATCCCGCAATCTCTAAAGTGACCAACCTGGGTAAAAGGAAGCAACTATTGGCTGTAGAGCCAGACCTAAACAAGCTCAGGCGCTACGGCTTATCTCTTGAAAACCTAGCGGAACGTATTCGGCAATGGTCAGTAGAGTATCGTAGTGGTGAATTAAGAACGGCAAATGGCAATATTTTGCTGCAGGGCAGTTCCCTGGCTGACAACCTGGCGGAACTTAAGAATATTCCCATTATCACTACATCTACGTCGCGCGTGAGACTCAGTGATATCGCTACTGTTAAGCGAGACTACGAGCAAACTGACAGTATTGTTCGATATCAAGGGCAACCTGCGGTTGCACTAATGGTGTCCACCAGCCAAAAGGACAATCTGTTTCATATACACGAAGCCACAAAGTCCGTATTGGCATCATTAGAACCAACATTACCTAAAAACATGAAGTTGGATTTAATGGCGGACATGTCTCCCTATATTTCCGAGCAGTTAGATCTGCTTAGTACTAATGCCTTGCAGGGATTATTAATTGTTTTATTGCTGCTGGTGCTTTTTTTGGATACTCGGCTGGCTTTTTGGGTAGCCCTAGGTATCCCCATATCCCTGGCCGGTGCGATAACCTTGATGGGTTTACCTTACTTTAATTACAGTATCAACGATATTACTTTATTCGGTATGATTTTGGTGCTGGGAATATTGGTAGATGATGCCGTTGTGGTCGGTGAAAGTATCCACCAGGCGAGACAAAGTACAACTGATACGAAAGAAGCAGCCTGGCAAGGGGTTGAGGCCGTAGCGGTTCCCACTATTTTTGGTGTGTTGACTACAATCGCAGCTTTTTCACCGATGTTATGGATTGAAAATGAGCTGGCAAAGGTGTTGTCAGGATTCTCTGCTGTGGTGATATTTGCACTGATATTTTCATTAATTGAGAGCAAATTTATATTGCCCGCCCATTTGAGTTATGCAAATGCGCCTATTCAAAATAAAGGGGTAATAAGACGGTGGGTTGAGCACGCCAGAGGGAGATGTAACCGTTTATTAAATCAATTTTCAGATAAAATATATATTCCACTTTTGTCATTGAGTTTAGCAAACCGGAAAGTGAGTATCACTCTGTTTGTTACCTTTTTGCTACTGGCTTATGGCGCTATATTTAAGGGGCATATCGCTTCAGTCTTCTTCCCTGAAATTCCAGGGCGCTATGCCACGGTTAAAGTAACCATGCAGCATGGAGCTGCAAATACTTTAGCGGAACGTAATACCGATCAACTTGAACAGGCCATCAAGCGCACCGCAAATAGATTGCAACAGAAGTATGAACTTCCGGAGTCACCTGTTAGCAAGTATATCGTGTCAAAGGAAGGCACCAAGACCATAGAGTTGACAGCGGAATTAACACATGACGCCCTGGCCAGAGTAGAGAGCAACCGCTTTTTGCAGGAGCTACGGCTGCAAACAGGTGTTTTGGAGGGGAGCTATGCGGTGAAGTTTAGTCTTACGGAAGAACCAGCGGGTGATACAGCGATTGCTGTTTCTGCCAGTAGTCGCGATCTGGCGAAACAAGTGGCTGATCGCCTCAAGGCTTCACTGGCAGAGTTACCCGGTGTGAATGATGTATACGATGATAGCCAATTGGCCAAAAGGCAGCTGAAAATTATGGTCAATGAGCGGGGAGCCAGCCTGGGAATTGATCAAAGTCATCTGGCTTCTGTGATTGGAGGTGCATTCGGCCAGATTGAGATACACAGGCTGTTGGATAACGGGGAAGAGACATTGGTATTGGCTCGCTTACCTCAAATGCAGACTAAAACAATCGAGCAGTTAAAAGCCACTCCCATTAACCTGGGCAACAACAGCTACGTAAGCTTAGGTGAAATAGCGAAGCTGAAGTATGAGCGGGAACCGGAGGTAATTTATCGGCGAGATCGCGATGAAGTGGTCAGCATCTACTGGCGTCAGAATCGTTCTGTCAGTTCACCGGAAAAAAACTGGGAGCGGCTAAAGGAAGAGCTGGTGCTAGAACTGGAGCGCCTTTACCCAGGTGTCCAAATTAAAGCCGTTGGTGAATTTGCCGAAATAGTAGAAGTACAGGCTGGATTTAAGAAGTCCATGTTGCTGACGCTTTTACTTATCTACGTTTTGTTGGCGATACCATTAAAATCCTATTGGCAACCAGTGATTATTATGTCGGTGATTCCAATGGGCTTTGCGGGGGCAATTATTGGACACGGCCTACTGGGCTCCCCAGTAAGCTTATTATCCTTATTTGGAATGATGGCAATGACTGGGGTAGTGATTAACGATTCCCTAGTATTAATGAGCCGATTTAATCAACTCTACACGCAGGGTGTGCCAGTAAAAACAGCGCTACTTCAAGCTGGGAAAAGTCGCGTAAGGGCAATTTTCTTAACTACGGTGACTACTATCTGTGGGTTGCTACCCTTATTAGCCGAAACCAGCGAGCAAGCCCAATATTTAAAGCCAGCGGCTATATCCCTAGTGTTCGGGGAGCTATTTGCTACACCGATTACTCTAATCCTGATCCCTCTGTTGCTTTCTTTTAGGCAGAGCAAAATTGCTTCGAAAAGCGATAGTGCTTCTTATCCTGGGCAAGTCTCGCTTAGGTGA